The Cottoperca gobio chromosome 6, fCotGob3.1, whole genome shotgun sequence genome has a segment encoding these proteins:
- the nup160 gene encoding nuclear pore complex protein Nup160, whose product MYVGVFLLQYERPGASPKRNSDGEFSSEPVKRQVDILELKDLEKEYILSRSRLTLAQHHQPSAAIAGSSSAVEMVSLLIQTGLFDSALSVCQTFNLNLTSVFEGLTFKCIKLQFGGEETQNEAWSWLAANQLSSVVNTKESSAADEAWRLLSSYLLRYPCANGQHHRCVINKLLSHGVPLPDWLIKSYKGVDAASLLRLYLNFDLLEAAAELVLEYVDALLGRGHQYFGIERPLSATSSLVWLPYTSIDQLLQTLNETQTNSSMYNKVRDKLDDYHKLVEQTTKRRLVAH is encoded by the exons atgtatgtagg tgtgtttcttttgcagTACGAGCGTCCGGGAGCGTCTCCGAAGAGAAACTCTGACGGAGAGTTTTCTTCTGAACCAG tcaAACGTCAGGTGGACATCCTGGAGCTGAAGGACCTGGAGAAGGAGTACATTCTGTCCCGCAGTCGCCTCACGCTCGCTCAGCATCATCAGCCGTCTGCCGCCATTGCTG gCAGCTCCTCGGCCGTGGAGATGGTGTCTCTGCTGATCCAAACTGGACTTTTTGACTCGGCGTTGTCCGTCTGTCAAACCTTCAACCTGAACCTGACTTCTGTCTTCGAGGGTCTGACCTTCAA GTGCATTAAGCTGCAGTTCGGGGGGGAGGAGACTCAGAATGAAGCCTGGAGCTGGTTGGCTGCTAATCAGCTGTCGTCTGTCGTCAACACCAAAGAGTCCAG TGCTGCAGACGAGGCGTGGCGGCTGCTCTCCTCGTACCTGCTCAGGTATCCGTGTGCTAACGGACAACATCACCGCTGTGTCATCAATAAGCTGCTGTCGCACGGAGTCCCGCTTCCTGATTGGCTCATCAAGTCTTACAAG GGTGTGGACGCTGCGTCTCTGCTGCGTCTCTACCTGAACTTTGACCTCCTGGAAGCTGCAGCGGAGCTCGTGTTGGAGTACGTGGACGCTCTGCTGGGGAGAGGACACCAGTACTTTGGCATAGAG aggcCTCTGTCGGCAACTTCCTCTTTGGTCTGGCTGCCGTACACGTCCATCgatcagctgctgcagactcTGAACGAGACGCAGACCAACAGCAGC ATGTATAATAAAGTTCGAGACAAACTGGACGATTATCACAAGCTGGTGGAGCAGACGACCAAACGCAGACTCGTCGCTCACTGA
- the LOC115009695 gene encoding LOW QUALITY PROTEIN: fibroblast growth factor receptor substrate 2-like (The sequence of the model RefSeq protein was modified relative to this genomic sequence to represent the inferred CDS: inserted 2 bases in 1 codon), translating to MGSCLSCPEKESIPDNHHSKFKVINVDDDGNELGSGVMELTDAELVLHTHRRDDVRWPYLCLRRYGYDSNLFSFESGRRCQTGQGIFAFKCSRAEEIFNMLQEVMHSHSIRVVEEAVLEPVQQAALTPAALGYSVPTVPNGVTRIPSVGEAPSHPSTRHPSVASTRLPSVGEESTHPLLVADEAVHTYVNTTGLLEEQPSPLIVTTPLESPTSPQCPPTPPPPPRVRSEPPAPPEPKVMLEPQGVRFVLGPTPVQRQLMEKQQQEAQGGEEEPRETNGHAEAEPEPAPPLSNGSSTNPSAAPRRHRXRPPLTPDLQNVNNSAQRRTALLDYENLPALPPVWEARKPSSEEDENGCVLKTPSLNGYNHQHGVLQHSYSHPMSAALESSHNYVNTENVTAPLSAHRPDTARRRTDGPTIFNFDFRRPALPGHLEPPKTLNYIEVEMDSSAGNKGASDGSNPHTPRTPTSPLPPTTPTRRTELYALIDIERTAAMSNLQKARPRDDGTSRKTRHNSTELPTKSTA from the exons ATGGGTAGCTGTTTAAGCTGTCCAGAGAAAGAGTCAATTCCAGATAATCATCACAGTAAATTCAAG GTGATAAACGTGGACGACGATGGGAACGAGTTGGGCTCAGGTGTGATGGAGCTGACCGACGCTGAGCTCGTGCTCCACACTCATCGTCGCGACGACGTCAGGTGGCCTTACCTGTGCTTACGGCGCTATGGCTACGACTCAAACCTGTTCTCGTTTGAGAGCGGGCGGCGCTGCCAGACGGGTCAAG GTATTTTTGCCTTCAAATGTTCTCGTGCTGAGGAGATCTTCAACATGCTGCAGGAGGTGATGCACAGCCACAGCATCAGGGTGGTTGAGGAGGCCGTGCTGGAGCCAGTCCAGCAGGCAGCACTCACTCCTGCag ctctGGGTTACTCAGTGCCCACGGTGCCTAACGGAGTGACCAGGATCCCGTCTGTGGGCGAGGCCCCGTCTCACCCCTCCACCCGTCACCCGTCTGTGGCCTCCACCCGCCTGCCCTCAGTGGGAGAAGAGTCCACTCACCCCCTGCTGGTAGCTGACGAGGCG GTGCACACCTACGTGAACACCACAGGGCTCCTGGAGGAGCAGCCCAGCCCCCTGATCGTCACTACGCCTCTGGAGAGTCCCACCTCTCCTCAGTGTCCTCCGACCCCCCCGCCTCCTCCGAGGGTCCGCTCCGAGCCCCCCGCCCCtccagagcccaaggtgatgCTGGAACCTCAGGGTGTGCGCTTCGTGCTTGGGCCCACCCCCGTGCAGAGGCAGCTgatggagaagcagcagcaggaggcccaggggggggaggaggagccCCGAGAGACTAACGGCCACGCCGAAGCCGAGCCAGAGCCCGCCCCTCCGCTCTCCAACGGCTCATCCACTAATCCCTCCGCGGCTCCTCGTCGCCACCG CcgcccccccctcacccccgaCCTGCAGAATGTCAATAACTCAGCCCAGCGGCGCACCGCCCTACTGGACTATGAGAACCTGCCGGCGCTGCCGCCGGTGTGGGAGGCGAGGAAGCCGAGTTCTGAGGAGGACGAGAATGGCTGCGTCCTGAAGACGCCGTCGCTCAACGGCTACAACCACCAACACGGCGTGCTGCAGCACTCCTACTCCCACCCCATGTCCGCTGCCCTCGAGTCCTCGCACAATTACGTCAACACCGAGAACGTGACGGCACCGCTCAGCGCCCACCGGCCCGACACGGCCCGGCGCCGCACCGATGGCCCGACTATATTCAACTTCGACTTCCGCCGCCCGGCACTGCCGGGCCACCTGGAACCACCCAAAACGCTGAACTACATCGAGGTGGAGATGGACAGCAGCGCGGGGAACAAGGGTGCGTCGGACGGCAGCAACCCCCACACGCCGCGCACCCCCACCTCCCCGCTGCCCCCCACCACACCCACCCGCCGCACCGAGCTATACGCACTCATCGACATCGAGCGCACCGCCGCCATGTCCAACCTGCAGAAGGCCAGGCCGCGAGACGATGGCACGTCACGCAAAACGCGACACAACAGCACGGAGCTGCCCACCAAAAGCACTGCGTGA
- the LOC115009753 gene encoding uncharacterized protein LOC115009753, translating into MAVKRTKYSELPGGDAITSFLDGAKLKIPQLLDELEEEYTNNLRFRLYGFMCGYWSCVFGHRPGVYSNMTDTEYTQALASGGEQGYLIHVKEHKTNKSFGEAQLVLTGVEFGWLQRWMAIKNKVPKKEKNTFVMFTKGTGPCKNLNNCLRMAWAELRIGGNISFTLIRTALAHYAKKTTDVTARKRVADFMCHDVTTADRFYARCPDVTEAMAIRCLIRDSLRTEERAGPSTAVVASFTPLGGRTCVEESSIC; encoded by the exons ATGGCAGTAAAGAGGACGAAATACTCCGAGCTGCCAGGAGGTGACGCCATCACCAGCTTCTTAGATGGGGCTAAATTGAAAATTCCCCAGCTGCTCG acgagctggaggaggagtACACAAACAACCTCCGGTTCCGGCTGTACGGCTTTATGTGTGGCTATTGGAGCTGCGTATTTGGTCACAGGCCTGGAGTGTACTCTAACATGACCGACACAGAGTACACGCAGGCCCTGGCCAGTGGTGGAGAGCAGGGCTACTTGATACAT GTCAAGGAGCACAAGACCAATAAGTCTTTTGGGGAGGCCCAGCTGGTCCTAACAGGTGTGGAGTTTGGGTGGCTCCAAAGGTGGATGGCCATAAAGAACAAAGTCCCcaagaaggagaaaaacacatttgttatgtTCACAAAAGGGACCGGTCCCTGTAAGAACTTAAACAATTGCCTGAGGATGGCCTGGGCGGAGCTGAGAATTGGCGGAAATATCAGCTTCACCCTTATCCGGACGGCACTTGCGCACTAC gcaaAAAAGACCACGGACGTAACTGCCAGGAAGAGGGTGGCAGATTTCATGTGCCACGATGTGACCACCGCCGACCGCTTTTATGCCAGGTGCCCTGATGTCACGGAGGCTATGGCCATCCGCTGTCTCATACGAGACAGCCTCAGGACGGAGGAGAGGGCCGGACCATCAACTGCCGTGGTGGCATCCTTTACTCCGCTGGGAGGAAGGACATgtgtggaggagagcagca TTTGTTAA